One Thauera sp. K11 DNA window includes the following coding sequences:
- a CDS encoding nicotinate phosphoribosyltransferase, producing the protein MNDSALLTDLYELTMLQAYFDEDMHDTAVFELFVRVLPSRRRFLMLSGIEQVLDYLENLHFTAGELDWLHGTGRFRPAFLDSLRAFRFRGDVHAMREGTVFFGNEPVLRIEAPIGEAQFVESRLINLVNFCSLIATKAARCVLAAPDSLLVDFGLRRAHAGEAGLLAARACYLAGFAGSATVLAGQRFGIPVFGTMAHSYIEAHDLESEAFERFSSSQPDNVTLLIDTYDTEAAAAKVVALAPALKARGVNLASVRLDSGDLAEHARKVRALLDAGGLPDVRIFASGNLDEHRIAVLRAAGAPIDGFGIGTQLTTSADAPALDSAYKLQAYAGRARRKRSEGKESWPGAKQVWRSVDAEGRPQRDLIALADEPAPPGGFPLLQPVMRGGRRLAPPEPLAGLRAHAAAELARLPAPLREPGPAAEAPPYPVEVSDGLRTLARELDARPY; encoded by the coding sequence ATGAACGATTCCGCCCTGCTGACCGACCTGTACGAACTGACCATGCTGCAGGCGTACTTCGACGAGGACATGCACGACACCGCGGTATTCGAGCTTTTCGTACGCGTGCTGCCGTCCCGGCGGCGGTTCCTGATGCTGTCCGGCATCGAGCAGGTGCTGGACTACCTCGAGAACCTGCACTTCACCGCCGGCGAACTCGACTGGCTGCACGGCACCGGCCGCTTCCGGCCGGCCTTCCTGGATTCGCTGCGCGCCTTCCGCTTCCGCGGCGACGTGCATGCGATGCGCGAGGGCACGGTGTTCTTCGGCAACGAGCCGGTGCTGCGCATCGAGGCACCGATCGGCGAGGCCCAGTTCGTCGAAAGCCGGCTGATCAACCTGGTGAACTTCTGTTCGCTGATCGCGACCAAGGCCGCGCGCTGCGTGCTCGCCGCGCCGGACAGCCTGCTGGTCGATTTCGGCCTGCGTCGCGCCCACGCCGGCGAGGCCGGCCTGCTGGCGGCCCGCGCCTGCTATCTCGCGGGCTTCGCCGGCAGCGCCACGGTGCTCGCCGGGCAACGCTTCGGCATACCGGTGTTCGGCACGATGGCGCATTCCTACATCGAGGCCCACGACCTGGAGAGCGAGGCATTCGAGCGCTTTTCCTCGTCGCAGCCGGACAACGTGACCCTGCTGATCGACACCTACGACACCGAGGCGGCCGCCGCCAAGGTGGTCGCGCTGGCGCCGGCGCTGAAGGCACGCGGGGTGAATCTGGCGTCGGTACGGCTGGACAGCGGCGACCTCGCCGAACACGCGCGCAAGGTGCGGGCGCTCCTCGATGCCGGCGGGTTGCCCGACGTGCGCATCTTCGCCAGCGGCAACCTCGACGAACACCGCATCGCCGTACTGCGGGCGGCGGGCGCGCCGATCGACGGCTTCGGCATCGGCACCCAGCTCACCACCTCGGCCGATGCGCCCGCGCTCGATTCCGCCTACAAGCTGCAGGCGTACGCGGGCCGCGCGCGGCGCAAGCGCTCGGAGGGCAAGGAGAGCTGGCCCGGCGCGAAGCAGGTGTGGCGCAGCGTGGATGCCGAAGGGCGGCCGCAGCGCGACCTCATCGCGCTCGCCGACGAGCCCGCGCCGCCGGGCGGCTTTCCGCTGCTGCAGCCGGTCATGCGCGGCGGCAGACGCCTCGCGCCGCCCGAACCGCTCGCCGGCCTGCGCGCGCACGCCGCCGCCGAACTCGCGCGGCTGCCGGCCCCGCTGCGCGAACCCGGTCCCGCGGCGGAAGCGCCCCCTTACCCGGTGGAGGTCTCGGACGGCCTGCGTACGCTGGCACGCGAACTCGACGCCCGGCCGTACTGA